A stretch of the Gemmatirosa kalamazoonensis genome encodes the following:
- a CDS encoding M14 family zinc carboxypeptidase — MRHPLSRTPWLAAALVAAAATAGAQSAQPIDQEYTAKIKQNLSDPRISTELVDHLPASATVPTPLKFLGHIVGQNGELDHAADIHRYLKAVADASNGRAKLWTIGRTEEGRDLVLMAIADPQTIARLDDYKGYLKALTDPRKTTEAQAQQLLGTAKPIYYITSGMHSPESGGPEMLMELAYRLVVEETPLVQNVRNNVITFITPVIEVDGREKMVDTYYWNKANRATVGNLPLMYWGKYVQHDNNRDGMGQFLELTKAVTRVQNEWTPTIMHDLHEAQTYLYASTGTGPYNDALDPITVDEWWMLAKNDVMEMTKRGVPGVWTYGFYDGWVPNYMFFIAHSHNATGRFYEVQSYGPDPYVVKPAATTTSREWFRPNPPLDSINWGPRANTNIQESAILFALNHVANNKHTYLENYWLKNKRAVAKAHTAGQITAWVIPADQHAKQNAAEAVNDLRTQGLEFHRATSAFQAGKVSVKPGDYIIRGDQPFRTIADMYFSLQNFSPTNPSPYDDTGWTFPLMRNLTIAEVTDPAILDAPMSPLPSAPVVAAGGVTGKGNTVVVDNTSDNALVSFRFKLRDVKMDAAEEGFDAAGRHFGPGAIVVRGARARIEPELKRLGLSGYAVASLPNGVKTHPLDVPRIGYVHSWTRTQDEGWWRAALDTYGVPYSYFGEPELKKGNLRAKYDVIIYPYGGTPLGNNAAAAGQFAAGAGGGGGPTSRGRDGGQVGTQPVPYKKTAQFPALGYPDSTDDVRGGVGADGFKALYEFVRAGGTLITEGNTAQNLVELKMTPGVTSEAGRGLFARGTILRGVVADRTSPLVYGYEYDELPVYFSSGPLFNASNLPAVQVAAGANATGRAGSVAQNTTPMATPLKLSPWDPARTGTAYGVASVTGPSAAAGRGGFGGGGGGGGGFGGQGAGGTPPDLGLAAEPNARPRVVLQFPAKADDMLLSGTLENGQLLANRAQLVDESLGKGHIVLFAIRPFWRWQTQGTYALGFNAILNWNDLDAGRGMPVTKEATSNTH, encoded by the coding sequence ATGAGGCACCCCCTCTCGCGTACCCCCTGGCTCGCCGCTGCCCTCGTGGCCGCGGCGGCGACGGCCGGCGCCCAGAGCGCGCAGCCGATCGACCAGGAGTACACGGCGAAGATCAAGCAGAACCTGTCCGACCCGCGCATCTCCACCGAGCTGGTGGACCACCTGCCGGCGTCGGCCACCGTCCCCACGCCGCTCAAGTTCCTCGGCCACATCGTCGGCCAGAACGGGGAGCTCGACCACGCGGCCGACATCCACCGCTACCTCAAGGCCGTCGCCGACGCGTCGAACGGGCGCGCGAAGCTGTGGACGATCGGCCGGACCGAGGAGGGGCGCGACCTCGTCCTCATGGCCATCGCCGACCCGCAGACCATCGCGCGGCTCGACGACTACAAGGGCTATCTCAAGGCGCTCACCGACCCGCGCAAGACCACCGAGGCGCAGGCGCAGCAGCTGTTAGGCACCGCGAAGCCCATCTACTACATCACGAGCGGCATGCACTCGCCGGAGAGCGGCGGCCCCGAGATGCTGATGGAGCTCGCCTACCGCCTCGTCGTCGAGGAGACGCCGCTCGTCCAGAACGTGCGCAACAACGTCATCACCTTCATCACGCCGGTCATCGAGGTCGACGGGCGCGAGAAGATGGTCGACACGTACTACTGGAACAAGGCGAACCGCGCCACCGTCGGGAACCTGCCCCTCATGTACTGGGGCAAGTACGTCCAGCACGACAACAACCGCGACGGCATGGGGCAGTTCCTCGAGCTGACGAAGGCCGTCACGCGCGTGCAGAACGAGTGGACGCCGACGATCATGCACGACCTGCACGAGGCGCAGACGTACCTCTACGCCTCGACCGGCACCGGCCCGTACAACGACGCGCTCGACCCCATCACGGTCGACGAGTGGTGGATGCTCGCGAAGAACGACGTCATGGAGATGACGAAGCGCGGCGTGCCCGGCGTGTGGACCTACGGGTTCTACGACGGCTGGGTGCCGAACTACATGTTCTTCATCGCGCACTCGCACAACGCGACCGGCCGCTTCTACGAGGTGCAGAGCTACGGGCCCGACCCGTACGTCGTGAAGCCCGCCGCGACGACGACGAGCCGCGAGTGGTTCCGCCCGAACCCGCCGCTGGACTCCATCAACTGGGGCCCGCGCGCGAACACGAACATCCAGGAGTCGGCGATCCTGTTCGCGCTGAACCACGTCGCGAACAACAAGCACACGTACCTCGAGAACTACTGGCTGAAGAACAAGCGCGCGGTGGCGAAGGCGCACACCGCCGGCCAGATCACGGCGTGGGTCATCCCCGCCGACCAGCACGCGAAGCAGAACGCCGCCGAGGCGGTGAACGACCTGCGCACGCAGGGGCTCGAGTTCCACCGCGCGACGAGCGCGTTCCAGGCGGGGAAGGTGAGCGTGAAGCCGGGTGACTACATCATCCGCGGCGACCAGCCGTTCCGCACCATCGCCGACATGTACTTCTCGCTCCAGAACTTCTCGCCGACGAACCCGTCGCCGTACGACGACACCGGCTGGACGTTCCCGCTCATGCGGAACCTCACGATCGCCGAGGTCACCGACCCCGCGATCCTCGACGCGCCGATGTCGCCGCTGCCCTCGGCGCCGGTCGTCGCCGCGGGCGGCGTGACGGGCAAGGGCAACACCGTCGTCGTCGACAACACGAGCGACAACGCGCTCGTCTCGTTCCGCTTCAAGCTGCGCGACGTGAAGATGGACGCGGCCGAGGAGGGCTTCGACGCCGCCGGCCGCCACTTCGGCCCGGGCGCGATCGTCGTCCGCGGCGCGCGTGCCCGCATCGAGCCGGAGCTCAAGCGGCTCGGCCTGTCGGGCTACGCCGTCGCGTCGCTGCCTAACGGCGTGAAGACGCACCCGCTCGACGTCCCGCGCATCGGCTACGTGCACTCGTGGACGCGCACGCAGGACGAGGGCTGGTGGCGCGCGGCGCTCGACACCTACGGCGTGCCGTACAGCTACTTCGGCGAGCCGGAGCTGAAGAAGGGCAACCTGCGCGCGAAGTACGACGTCATCATCTACCCGTACGGCGGCACGCCGCTCGGCAACAACGCGGCGGCGGCGGGGCAGTTCGCGGCGGGCGCGGGCGGCGGTGGCGGTCCCACGTCGCGCGGCCGCGACGGTGGGCAGGTCGGCACGCAGCCGGTCCCGTACAAGAAGACCGCGCAGTTCCCGGCGCTGGGCTACCCCGATTCCACCGACGACGTGCGCGGCGGCGTCGGGGCGGACGGGTTCAAGGCGCTCTACGAGTTCGTGCGCGCCGGCGGCACGCTCATCACCGAGGGCAACACGGCGCAGAACCTCGTCGAGCTGAAGATGACGCCCGGTGTGACGTCGGAGGCCGGCCGCGGGCTGTTCGCGCGCGGCACGATCCTGCGCGGCGTGGTGGCCGACAGGACGAGCCCCCTCGTGTACGGCTACGAGTACGACGAGTTGCCGGTCTACTTCAGCAGCGGGCCGCTGTTCAACGCGAGCAACCTGCCCGCGGTGCAGGTCGCCGCGGGCGCGAACGCCACCGGGCGCGCGGGCTCCGTCGCGCAGAACACCACGCCGATGGCGACGCCGCTGAAGCTCTCGCCGTGGGATCCGGCCCGGACCGGCACCGCCTACGGCGTCGCGTCGGTCACCGGCCCGAGCGCGGCCGCGGGCCGCGGCGGCTTCGGTGGCGGCGGCGGTGGTGGTGGCGGCTTCGGTGGGCAGGGCGCCGGCGGCACGCCGCCGGACCTCGGCCTCGCCGCCGAGCCGAACGCGCGGCCGCGCGTCGTGCTGCAGTTCCCCGCGAAGGCGGACGACATGCTGCTCTCCGGCACGCTGGAGAACGGCCAGCTCCTCGCCAACCGCGCGCAGCTCGTCGACGAGTCGCTCGGCAAGGGCCACATCGTCCTGTTCGCGATCCGCCCGTTCTGGCGCTGGCAGACGCAGGGCACCTACGCCCTCGGCTTCAACGCGATCCTGAACTGGAACGATCTCGACGCGGGGCGCGGCATGCCGGTGACGAAGGAAGCGACGTCGAATACGCACTGA
- a CDS encoding WD40/YVTN/BNR-like repeat-containing protein — MLRRIALLAVLLGTPLAAQQPPARQPAPAPRRGAPQDSGRARTLGSDTTRNRRAANQDTAGTSGAGPGGGAPNDSAGGGERGGGPLAGMRLRAIGPAMISGRISDLAVHPRDRKTWYIGVAAGGVWKTTNAGTTWTPVFDAQSSYSIGTVVIDPKNPNVVWVGTGENNAQRAVNYGDGVYKSVDAGRTWTNVGLRESEHVGKIVIDPRNSDVVYVAAQGPLSVKGGDRGLYKTTDGGRTWKQVLPGGTWAGVSDVVLDPRNPDVLLATTWQRVRRTYGYIAGGPESGVWRSTDGGATWKRSQAGLPNDELGRVGLAVSPVNPDVVYAILEAANDRGGFYRSRDGGVTWERMSDYNTTGLYYGEIFPDPVDVDRVYAVDVRNMVTEDGGRTFRPVGERDKHVDNHVIWIDPADVDHLLIGCDGGLYESFDRGQTYKYFANLPLGQFYRVDTDTATFYHVYGGTQDNNSVGGLSRTRSSAGVTNAEWFVTAGGDGFVSRVDPQDPSTVYAESQHGNMQRFDLKTGESVNIVPQPEPGEPGLRWYWDSPMIVSPHKHTRLYFAAQRLYRSEDRGDSWTPVSPDLSRGIDRDKLRLMDRVWSIDAVARNTSSSFFGAIVAVAESPLKEGQLWIGTDDGTIQVSDDGGAHWSKTERFPGVPDTTQVARITPSRHDARTAYAAFDNHMSGDYKPYVLKTTDLGRTWTPIAGNLPQRGTVYVVIDDPKDANILYAGTEFGLFFTRDGGATWTRLRGGLPTIQVRDLAIQERDDDLVVATFGRSFYVLDDLAPLRALTREVAAREGALLPIRRAPLYVQSNTFAGGTNGTQGSGFFAAPNPPFGAVIPYYLRTEIRTRRAQRQAAERALARRGADVFPPSWDSLRVEDREEAPAIVLTVTDAAGKVVRRLTGPAQAGVQRVVWDLRWAGPTAPNAGAQRGGGGGEEGDEGGPRGGGAGPLVVPGAYRVAIAKRVDGVETPLGTPQTVEVYMLDKDATPRAAAVLAFQQRVTDLQRAVAGASAYAGELSTRVQALERAVRETPGADAKVAGDVRALSSQLRDLREAFTGDPTIARRQEPTPPSLLGRVGIMAQGTRSLGAPTATQRRQYDIVAADFAKVLGQLRSLATTDLARVETAAEAAGVPWTPGRMPEWRANP; from the coding sequence ATGCTCCGTCGCATCGCGCTCCTCGCCGTTCTGTTAGGCACGCCCCTCGCCGCTCAGCAGCCGCCCGCCCGTCAGCCGGCGCCCGCGCCCCGCCGCGGCGCCCCGCAGGACTCCGGCCGCGCCCGCACCCTGGGCTCCGACACCACGCGGAACCGCCGCGCCGCGAACCAGGACACCGCCGGTACGTCCGGGGCCGGGCCCGGGGGCGGGGCGCCTAACGATTCCGCGGGGGGCGGCGAGCGCGGCGGCGGTCCGCTCGCCGGCATGCGGCTCCGCGCCATCGGCCCGGCGATGATCTCGGGCCGCATCAGCGACCTCGCCGTCCATCCGCGCGACAGGAAGACGTGGTACATCGGCGTCGCCGCCGGCGGCGTGTGGAAGACGACGAACGCGGGCACGACGTGGACGCCGGTGTTCGACGCCCAGAGCTCGTACTCCATCGGCACCGTCGTCATCGACCCGAAGAACCCGAACGTCGTGTGGGTCGGCACCGGCGAGAACAACGCGCAGCGCGCCGTGAACTACGGCGACGGCGTGTACAAGTCGGTCGATGCGGGGCGCACGTGGACGAACGTGGGTCTCCGCGAGTCGGAGCACGTCGGCAAGATCGTCATCGACCCGCGCAACTCCGACGTCGTCTACGTCGCCGCGCAGGGGCCGCTCTCGGTGAAGGGCGGGGACCGCGGGCTGTACAAGACGACCGACGGCGGACGCACCTGGAAGCAGGTGCTTCCCGGCGGCACGTGGGCCGGCGTGAGCGACGTCGTGCTCGACCCGCGCAACCCCGACGTGCTGCTCGCCACGACGTGGCAGCGCGTGCGCCGCACCTACGGCTACATCGCCGGCGGGCCGGAGAGCGGCGTGTGGCGCTCGACCGACGGCGGCGCGACGTGGAAGCGCTCGCAGGCCGGGCTGCCTAACGACGAGCTGGGACGCGTCGGTCTCGCCGTGTCGCCCGTGAACCCGGACGTCGTCTACGCCATCCTCGAGGCGGCGAACGACCGCGGTGGGTTCTACCGCTCGCGCGACGGCGGCGTGACGTGGGAGCGGATGAGCGACTACAACACGACGGGCCTCTACTACGGCGAGATCTTCCCCGACCCGGTCGACGTCGACCGCGTGTACGCCGTCGACGTGCGCAACATGGTGACCGAGGACGGCGGCCGCACGTTCCGGCCGGTGGGCGAGCGCGACAAGCACGTCGACAACCACGTGATCTGGATCGACCCCGCCGACGTCGACCACCTGCTGATCGGCTGCGACGGCGGGTTGTACGAGTCGTTCGACCGCGGCCAGACGTACAAGTACTTCGCGAACCTCCCGTTAGGCCAGTTCTACCGCGTCGACACCGACACCGCGACGTTCTACCACGTCTACGGCGGCACGCAGGACAACAACTCCGTGGGCGGCCTGTCGCGCACCCGCAGCAGCGCCGGCGTGACGAACGCCGAGTGGTTCGTGACCGCCGGCGGCGACGGCTTCGTGTCGCGCGTCGACCCGCAGGACCCGAGCACCGTCTACGCGGAGTCGCAGCACGGCAACATGCAGCGCTTCGACCTGAAGACCGGCGAGAGCGTGAACATCGTGCCGCAGCCGGAGCCGGGCGAGCCGGGGCTCCGCTGGTACTGGGACTCGCCGATGATCGTGAGCCCGCACAAGCACACGCGCCTCTACTTCGCCGCGCAGCGGCTGTACCGGAGCGAGGACCGCGGCGACTCGTGGACGCCGGTGAGCCCCGACCTGTCGCGCGGCATCGACCGCGACAAGCTGCGCCTCATGGACCGCGTGTGGAGCATCGACGCCGTGGCGCGCAACACGTCGAGCTCGTTCTTCGGCGCGATCGTCGCCGTCGCGGAGTCGCCGCTGAAGGAAGGGCAGCTCTGGATCGGCACCGACGACGGCACGATCCAGGTGAGCGACGACGGCGGCGCGCACTGGTCGAAGACGGAGCGCTTCCCCGGCGTCCCCGACACGACGCAGGTCGCGCGCATCACGCCGTCGCGCCACGATGCGCGCACCGCGTACGCCGCGTTCGACAACCACATGTCGGGCGACTACAAGCCCTACGTGCTGAAGACGACGGACCTCGGCCGCACGTGGACGCCGATCGCCGGCAACCTGCCGCAGCGCGGCACGGTGTACGTCGTGATCGACGATCCGAAGGACGCGAACATCCTGTACGCGGGCACGGAGTTCGGGCTGTTCTTCACGCGCGACGGCGGAGCGACGTGGACGCGCCTGCGCGGCGGGCTCCCGACGATCCAGGTGCGCGACCTCGCGATCCAGGAGCGCGACGACGATCTCGTGGTCGCGACGTTCGGCCGGTCGTTCTACGTCCTCGACGACCTCGCGCCGCTGCGCGCGCTCACGCGCGAGGTGGCGGCGCGCGAGGGCGCGCTGCTGCCGATCCGCCGCGCGCCGCTGTACGTCCAGTCCAACACGTTCGCCGGCGGCACGAACGGGACGCAGGGGAGCGGCTTCTTCGCCGCGCCGAACCCGCCGTTCGGCGCCGTGATCCCGTACTACCTGCGGACCGAGATCCGCACGCGCCGCGCCCAGCGCCAGGCCGCCGAGCGCGCGCTCGCGCGACGCGGGGCCGACGTGTTCCCGCCGTCGTGGGACTCGCTGCGCGTCGAGGACCGCGAGGAGGCGCCGGCGATCGTGCTCACCGTCACCGACGCCGCGGGCAAGGTGGTGCGCCGTCTCACTGGCCCGGCGCAGGCGGGCGTGCAGCGCGTCGTGTGGGACCTGCGCTGGGCGGGACCGACGGCGCCCAACGCCGGCGCGCAGCGCGGCGGCGGGGGCGGCGAGGAGGGCGACGAGGGCGGGCCGCGCGGCGGCGGCGCGGGGCCGCTCGTCGTGCCGGGTGCGTACCGCGTCGCGATCGCGAAGCGCGTCGACGGCGTGGAGACGCCGTTAGGCACGCCGCAGACGGTCGAGGTCTACATGCTCGACAAGGACGCCACGCCGCGCGCGGCCGCCGTGCTCGCGTTCCAGCAGCGGGTGACCGATCTGCAGCGCGCGGTCGCCGGCGCGAGCGCGTACGCGGGCGAGCTGTCGACGCGCGTGCAGGCGCTGGAGCGTGCCGTGCGCGAGACGCCGGGCGCGGACGCCAAGGTGGCGGGCGACGTGCGCGCACTGTCGTCGCAGCTGCGCGACCTGCGTGAGGCGTTCACCGGCGACCCCACGATCGCGCGCCGTCAGGAGCCGACGCCGCCGTCGCTCCTCGGGCGCGTGGGCATCATGGCGCAGGGCACGCGGTCGCTCGGCGCACCGACCGCCACCCAGCGGCGGCAGTACGACATCGTCGCCGCCGACTTCGCGAAGGTCCTCGGCCAGCTCCGCAGCCTCGCCACCACCGACCTCGCGCGCGTCGAGACGGCGGCGGAGGCGGCGGGGGTGCCGTGGACGCCCGGGCGGATGCCGGAGTGGCGGGCGAACCCGTGA
- a CDS encoding PilZ domain-containing protein, with the protein MPVPNRRESYRVAYPLRASPTFAWNGVTARVIDCSEHGFCAQLDPHRTLPAIGSEIAGRIVFLDGSSVDVHGVVRHEREHVIGVQLENPGVPYRVLLWEQVRLRALESGWVEVGD; encoded by the coding sequence ATGCCCGTTCCCAATCGCCGCGAGAGCTACCGCGTCGCCTACCCCCTGAGAGCCAGCCCGACGTTCGCGTGGAACGGGGTGACCGCGCGCGTGATCGACTGCTCGGAGCACGGCTTCTGCGCGCAGCTCGATCCGCACCGGACGCTGCCGGCGATCGGCTCCGAGATCGCGGGACGCATCGTCTTCCTCGACGGCTCGTCCGTCGACGTGCACGGCGTCGTGCGCCACGAGCGCGAGCACGTCATCGGCGTGCAGCTCGAGAATCCCGGCGTGCCGTACCGCGTGCTGCTCTGGGAGCAGGTGCGGCTCCGCGCGCTCGAGTCGGGGTGGGTCGAGGTCGGGGACTGA
- a CDS encoding serine/threonine-protein kinase gives MTTLTRACTGCGAHLPPDAAYCPTCGTAATSVYAREPRRAAPEPEVRDRLQRALGPAWEIRWLVGRGGFAEVYAAWDSQLKRQVAIKTLRADLATNALVRERFRLEAETVAQLRHPHVVPIYAVGDADDVVYFVMPLIDGEHVAAAVRREGTLGVDESVRVLREAAGALHAAHRAGVVHRDVKPENLMLEGPERRVVVMDFGIAKIADAVDMNLTHTGFVMGSPQFMSPEQSAGERNLDHRTDQYALATVGFLMLTGRLPFEAESFQSYLYQQATQPAPRADALRADVPAVLADALARALARDPADRFPSMDAFAAALGESVATTPAFGTRRRWPSRDARAAAVRALLARWRRPAGVAAVVGAALTAASGGALSPAAGVRQASAREAAVAAAERAMRAEGAPAGLAERAELVQRDSLLRWLGGALGTAGAAARAERDGTGWAWRVSAYDRARDEVWQVTVAGAGTRVTGLERIAPDTTSWGARLSPAAARTLAERTLAVHGWHVDSLRPIAATVPRADHAFAWRVPGSTVRSARGDSVTTRVTVGVRGAHVALYRESADLPAGAPSAWHDLWLEWKGGSLVGLAVLVFSIATAVGVRRSRVDDVQWGLGLRLALPGVLALLAAMVRTVWLDASAPSTADTHGWVSETIGFVVSAPALLCALAGALAAAESLSHQRAPLLFAGTRDAVRARWDAPELPAAALLGTAAALLGTGLEAAVAWLAQRAGEWSGALPNAFELTVPPLALVNGILGGTLVVAAMALAFAAAAARRLPAVVPFAAVAAVATLGALPVDGPITAAYGVAWMLLLAFVVWRFGVLAGLVAAFVYAGLPDAVALLRADTSAFALWGVVALGVLAAPSMLGAAALKRRR, from the coding sequence ATGACCACCCTGACCCGCGCCTGCACGGGCTGCGGCGCCCATCTGCCGCCCGACGCCGCGTACTGCCCGACGTGTGGCACGGCGGCGACCAGCGTCTATGCGCGCGAGCCGCGCCGCGCGGCCCCGGAGCCGGAGGTGCGCGACCGACTGCAGCGCGCGCTCGGCCCGGCGTGGGAGATCCGCTGGCTCGTCGGCCGCGGCGGGTTCGCCGAGGTGTACGCGGCGTGGGACTCGCAGCTCAAGCGGCAGGTCGCGATCAAGACGCTGCGCGCCGATCTCGCCACCAACGCGCTGGTGCGCGAGCGGTTCCGGCTCGAGGCGGAGACCGTGGCGCAGCTGCGGCACCCGCACGTCGTGCCGATCTACGCGGTGGGCGACGCCGACGACGTCGTGTACTTCGTGATGCCGCTCATCGACGGCGAGCACGTCGCCGCGGCCGTGCGGCGCGAGGGGACGCTCGGCGTGGACGAGAGCGTGCGCGTGCTGCGCGAGGCGGCGGGCGCGCTGCATGCCGCGCACCGCGCGGGCGTCGTGCACCGCGACGTGAAGCCGGAGAACCTCATGCTCGAGGGGCCCGAGCGCCGCGTGGTGGTGATGGACTTCGGCATCGCGAAGATCGCCGACGCGGTCGACATGAACCTGACGCACACCGGGTTCGTGATGGGGAGCCCGCAGTTCATGAGTCCCGAGCAGAGCGCGGGCGAACGAAACCTCGACCATCGCACCGACCAGTACGCGCTGGCGACGGTGGGCTTCCTCATGCTCACGGGGCGGCTGCCGTTCGAGGCGGAGTCGTTCCAGAGCTACCTGTACCAGCAGGCGACGCAGCCCGCGCCGCGCGCCGATGCGCTGCGCGCCGACGTGCCGGCGGTGCTCGCCGACGCGCTCGCCCGCGCGCTCGCCCGCGACCCGGCGGACCGCTTCCCGTCGATGGACGCGTTCGCCGCGGCGCTCGGCGAGAGCGTGGCGACGACGCCGGCGTTCGGCACGCGGCGGCGGTGGCCGTCGCGCGACGCGCGCGCGGCCGCGGTGCGTGCGCTGCTCGCGCGCTGGCGGCGGCCCGCTGGCGTGGCGGCGGTGGTGGGCGCGGCGCTCACCGCAGCGTCAGGCGGCGCGCTGTCGCCGGCGGCCGGCGTGCGCCAGGCGTCGGCCCGCGAGGCCGCCGTCGCGGCGGCGGAGCGCGCGATGCGCGCGGAGGGCGCCCCGGCGGGACTCGCGGAGCGCGCGGAGCTCGTGCAGCGCGACTCGCTGCTGCGGTGGCTCGGCGGCGCGTTAGGCACCGCGGGCGCCGCGGCGCGGGCGGAGCGCGACGGCACCGGGTGGGCGTGGCGCGTGAGCGCCTACGACCGCGCGCGCGACGAGGTGTGGCAGGTGACGGTGGCCGGGGCGGGCACGCGCGTGACGGGGCTCGAGCGCATCGCGCCCGACACGACGTCGTGGGGCGCGCGACTGTCGCCGGCGGCCGCGCGGACGCTCGCCGAGCGGACGCTGGCCGTGCATGGCTGGCACGTCGACTCGCTGCGCCCGATCGCGGCGACCGTGCCCCGCGCGGACCACGCGTTCGCGTGGCGCGTCCCGGGCAGCACCGTGCGGAGCGCGCGCGGCGACTCCGTCACGACGCGCGTGACGGTGGGCGTGCGCGGCGCGCACGTGGCGCTGTACCGCGAGTCCGCGGATCTGCCGGCGGGCGCGCCGAGCGCGTGGCACGACCTGTGGCTCGAGTGGAAGGGCGGCTCGCTCGTGGGGCTCGCGGTGCTCGTGTTCTCGATCGCGACGGCGGTGGGCGTGCGACGGTCGCGCGTGGACGACGTGCAGTGGGGGCTCGGGCTCCGGCTCGCGCTCCCCGGCGTGCTGGCGCTCCTGGCGGCGATGGTGCGCACGGTGTGGCTCGACGCGAGCGCGCCGTCGACGGCCGACACGCACGGGTGGGTGAGCGAGACGATCGGCTTCGTGGTCTCGGCGCCGGCGCTGCTGTGCGCGCTCGCCGGCGCGCTCGCCGCCGCCGAGTCGCTGAGCCATCAGCGCGCGCCGCTGCTGTTCGCGGGCACGCGTGACGCGGTGCGCGCGCGGTGGGACGCGCCGGAGCTGCCCGCCGCGGCGCTGCTCGGCACGGCCGCGGCGCTGTTGGGCACCGGACTCGAGGCGGCCGTGGCCTGGCTGGCGCAGCGCGCCGGCGAGTGGAGCGGCGCCCTGCCCAACGCGTTCGAGCTGACCGTGCCGCCGCTCGCGCTCGTGAACGGCATCCTGGGCGGCACGCTCGTCGTCGCGGCGATGGCGCTGGCATTCGCCGCGGCCGCGGCGCGCCGCCTGCCCGCCGTGGTCCCGTTCGCCGCCGTCGCGGCGGTGGCGACGCTCGGCGCGCTGCCGGTCGACGGGCCGATCACCGCGGCGTACGGCGTCGCGTGGATGCTGCTGCTGGCGTTCGTCGTGTGGCGCTTCGGCGTGCTCGCGGGACTGGTCGCCGCGTTCGTGTACGCGGGCCTGCCCGACGCGGTCGCCCTTCTGCGCGCGGACACGTCCGCCTTTGCACTCTGGGGCGTCGTCGCGTTAGGCGTCCTTGCCGCGCCGAGCATGCTCGGTGCGGCGGCGCTGAAGAGACGGCGCTGA
- a CDS encoding TraR/DksA family transcriptional regulator produces MSSARRASRAPPIILHHPTGAHMPLSQSQREHLARRLRGERTRVLRALGRYDEELAVTGQDASGDLSKFPFHPADEGSDGFDRELDAQEASRLTRELQAIDEALQRLYAQPEHFGRDERTGEEIPFERLEIIPWARTRVDDPPAGATARRAAEADARSAEHNDRYAG; encoded by the coding sequence GTGTCGAGCGCTCGACGCGCGTCGCGGGCGCCGCCGATCATCCTGCACCATCCGACGGGAGCGCACATGCCGCTGAGCCAATCGCAACGCGAGCACCTCGCTCGACGGTTGCGCGGGGAGCGTACGCGCGTACTCCGCGCGCTCGGCCGTTACGACGAAGAACTGGCAGTCACGGGTCAGGACGCGAGCGGCGACCTATCGAAGTTCCCATTCCACCCCGCGGACGAAGGGTCCGACGGGTTCGACCGCGAGCTCGACGCGCAGGAGGCGTCGCGCCTCACGCGCGAGCTGCAGGCGATCGACGAGGCGCTGCAGCGGCTCTACGCGCAGCCGGAGCACTTCGGGCGCGACGAGCGCACCGGCGAGGAGATCCCGTTCGAGCGCCTGGAGATCATCCCGTGGGCGCGCACGCGCGTGGACGACCCGCCGGCAGGCGCCACAGCGCGACGTGCGGCCGAGGCCGACGCGCGAAGCGCGGAGCACAACGACCGCTACGCGGGCTGA
- the gspG gene encoding type II secretion system major pseudopilin GspG, whose translation MSRARPGFTLLEILVVIIVIAILATLVAPNVFRHVGAAKDTTARAQMEILGAALDTYRLDNGSYPSTRDGLEALWKAPPGAANWRGPYLRKEVPVDPWGHPYVYASPGQANPSGFDLQSYGRDGRPGGEGEDADLRQWEAARR comes from the coding sequence ATGTCCCGCGCCCGCCCCGGCTTCACGCTGCTCGAGATCCTCGTGGTCATCATCGTGATCGCGATCCTCGCCACGCTCGTCGCGCCGAACGTGTTCCGCCACGTCGGCGCCGCGAAGGACACGACCGCGCGCGCGCAGATGGAGATCCTCGGCGCGGCGCTCGACACGTATCGCCTCGACAACGGCAGCTATCCGTCGACGCGCGACGGGCTGGAGGCACTGTGGAAGGCGCCGCCCGGCGCGGCGAACTGGCGCGGGCCGTACCTGCGCAAGGAAGTGCCCGTCGACCCGTGGGGGCATCCCTACGTGTACGCGTCGCCGGGACAGGCCAACCCGTCGGGCTTCGACCTGCAGAGCTACGGCCGCGACGGCCGGCCGGGCGGCGAGGGCGAGGACGCGGACCTGCGGCAGTGGGAGGCGGCGCGGCGTTAG